The Thalassotalea psychrophila genome window below encodes:
- the mmsB gene encoding 3-hydroxyisobutyrate dehydrogenase codes for MANIAFIGLGNMGGPMASNLLKSGHQVAVFDLFPEAVAKLVSEGASTADKVSECVKDAEFIVSMLPAGKHVEGLYIGDDGLINYIKPGSLVIDSSTIDKGTVIKVSTELANKDINFVDAPVSGGVGGAQAGTLSFMVGGNVADFNLAKPILENMGKNIFHAGSHGAGQVAKVCNNMLLAVLMSGTAEALQLGMDNGLDAEVLSDIMLQSSGRNWTLEVYNPCPGVMENVPSSNDYNGGFMTNLMAKDLGLAMDTAVQSQSSTPMGALARNLFALHAGQGNGSKDFSSIIKMFKKT; via the coding sequence ATGGCGAACATCGCATTTATTGGTTTAGGTAATATGGGCGGGCCAATGGCCTCAAATTTACTTAAGTCAGGTCATCAAGTTGCAGTTTTTGATTTATTTCCCGAGGCTGTCGCTAAATTAGTTAGCGAAGGCGCTTCAACTGCAGATAAAGTTTCAGAATGTGTAAAAGATGCAGAGTTTATCGTATCAATGCTACCAGCTGGCAAGCATGTTGAAGGTTTATATATAGGTGATGATGGTTTAATTAACTACATTAAGCCGGGATCATTGGTTATCGATTCATCAACAATCGATAAGGGCACCGTAATAAAAGTATCAACTGAATTAGCAAATAAAGATATTAATTTTGTTGATGCGCCAGTATCTGGCGGTGTAGGTGGTGCTCAAGCTGGAACGTTAAGCTTTATGGTTGGTGGTAATGTTGCTGATTTTAACCTAGCTAAACCTATTTTAGAAAATATGGGTAAAAATATTTTCCATGCAGGTTCTCACGGTGCAGGTCAAGTAGCTAAAGTATGCAATAACATGCTATTAGCAGTCTTAATGTCCGGAACTGCAGAAGCTCTACAGCTTGGCATGGACAATGGTCTTGATGCTGAGGTACTCTCAGACATCATGTTACAGAGCTCTGGTCGAAATTGGACCTTAGAAGTATATAATCCATGTCCTGGGGTGATGGAAAATGTACCATCATCAAATGATTATAATGGTGGTTTCATGACGAATCTAATGGCTAAAGATTTAGGTTTAGCTATGGATACTGCTGTTCAGAGCCAATCTTCAACTCCAATGGGAGCCTTGGCAAGAAATCTATTTGCATTACATGCAGGTCAAGGTAATGGCAGCAAAGATTTCTCTAGTATTATAAAAATGTTTAAAAAAACCTGA
- a CDS encoding SDR family oxidoreductase, with amino-acid sequence MNLQDKVIVITGGGQGLGRTMAVEFAKKGAKLALIDLGEEMLAETVSLVEQAGSSAKYYLSNVTNEEQIEQTFEQIAGDFNGIDGLVNNAGILRDGMFVKAKDGEVTKKMSLAQFQSVIDVNLTGVFLCGREAAVQMIKHGREGVIVNMSSIARGGNMGQTNYAAAKAGVVAMTVTWARELGRQGIRVGAIAPGVIKTAMTDAMKPEMRERLEKMKPVGRLGTAEEIAHTAQYIFENDFFTGRVVECDGGLSM; translated from the coding sequence ATGAATTTACAAGATAAAGTGATTGTAATCACTGGTGGCGGCCAAGGTTTAGGTCGTACAATGGCCGTAGAATTTGCCAAAAAAGGTGCTAAGTTAGCGCTTATCGATTTAGGCGAAGAAATGTTGGCCGAAACAGTTAGTTTAGTTGAACAAGCTGGCAGCTCGGCGAAATATTATTTGTCTAATGTGACGAATGAAGAACAAATTGAACAAACGTTTGAACAAATTGCTGGTGACTTTAATGGCATTGATGGCTTAGTTAACAATGCCGGCATTTTACGCGATGGTATGTTTGTTAAGGCTAAAGATGGCGAAGTTACTAAAAAGATGTCACTTGCACAGTTCCAATCTGTTATTGATGTGAATTTAACCGGTGTATTTTTATGTGGTCGTGAAGCCGCAGTGCAAATGATAAAGCATGGCCGTGAAGGTGTTATTGTTAATATGTCGTCAATTGCCCGTGGTGGTAACATGGGGCAAACTAACTACGCTGCTGCGAAAGCTGGCGTAGTTGCTATGACAGTAACATGGGCTCGCGAACTTGGTCGTCAAGGTATCCGTGTTGGTGCGATTGCGCCAGGCGTTATTAAAACAGCTATGACAGACGCAATGAAACCTGAAATGCGTGAGCGTTTAGAAAAAATGAAACCTGTTGGCCGATTAGGTACAGCAGAAGAAATCGCTCATACTGCACAATACATTTTTGAAAATGACTTCTTTACTGGTCGTGTTGTAGAATGTGACGGTGGTTTAAGCATGTAA
- the gmhB gene encoding D-glycero-beta-D-manno-heptose 1,7-bisphosphate 7-phosphatase codes for MNRALFLDRDGIINVDHGYVYKPDEFEFVDGIFDVCRHAQELGLQLIVITNQSGIGRGKYSEQQFLTLSSWMKKEFLKERIIITDVFFCPHHPTKGLDAYKVACKCRKPEPGMIFKAAEKHNIDLKQSIFIGDKVSDIKAAENAGVHNRILVSGKYSDDGSITAHRIDSVCSAINHID; via the coding sequence ATGAATAGAGCATTATTTCTTGATAGGGACGGCATTATTAATGTTGATCACGGCTACGTTTATAAACCCGATGAGTTTGAATTTGTCGATGGTATATTCGATGTTTGTCGTCATGCCCAGGAACTTGGTTTACAGCTAATCGTGATCACAAATCAATCAGGTATTGGTCGAGGAAAATATTCAGAACAGCAATTTTTGACCCTAAGTAGTTGGATGAAAAAAGAATTTTTGAAAGAAAGAATCATTATTACAGATGTGTTCTTTTGCCCCCATCACCCAACAAAAGGTCTTGATGCCTATAAAGTAGCATGTAAATGTCGAAAACCTGAGCCAGGAATGATCTTTAAAGCTGCAGAAAAACATAATATAGATCTGAAACAGAGTATCTTCATTGGCGATAAAGTGTCAGATATTAAGGCCGCTGAAAATGCAGGCGTGCATAATCGCATCTTAGTAAGTGGTAAATACTCGGATGATGGCTCTATTACTGCCCATCGAATTGATAGTGTTTGCTCAGCAATTAACCATATCGACTAA